From one Gracilinanus agilis isolate LMUSP501 chromosome 5, AgileGrace, whole genome shotgun sequence genomic stretch:
- the LOC123249888 gene encoding olfactory receptor-like protein OLF3, translating into MAQYNQTWVNEFILLGLSNDQKTQIYLFVIFLAMYLVTMLGNFLIIHLIRLDTRLHTPMYFFLSVLSIVDICYMNSTVPQMLIHFLSSRKSIPFCSCVFQFYISLGLAGTEFFLLGAMAYDRYVAVCYPLHYTVIMHGGLCIALAAACWTAGFLNSLMETIITFRLPLCKNIINHFVCETLAVLRLACVDISFNKVMVTFSVFVVLMFPCALVLFSYAQIVRAILRIRSTQGRRKAFGTCASHLTVVSLCFGATIFTYMWPRATSTVELEKMISIFYTVVAPMLNPLIYSLRNKEVMSAMKKALGRFSEEK; encoded by the coding sequence ATGGCCCAGTACAACCAGACATGGGTGAATGAATTCATCCTCTTGGGGCTGTCTAACGATCAGAAGACTCAGATCTACCTCTTTGTCATCTTCCTGGCCATGTACTTGGTGACTATGCTGGGAAATTTCCTTATCATCCACCTGATCAGGCTGGACACCAGACTCCACACCCCCATGTACTTTTTTCTCAGTGTCCTTTCCATTGTGGATATTTGCTACATGAACAGCACCGTGCCACAAATGCTCATCCACTTCCTATCTTCAAGGAAGTCCATCCCATTCTGTAGTTGTGTATTTCAGTTCTACATTTCACTAGGACTGGCTGGGACTGAGTTCTTCCTGCTGGGAGCAATGGCATATGACCGCTATGTGGCAGTGTGCTATCCTCTACACTACACAGTCATCATGCATGGAGGGCTCTGCATTGCTCTGGCTGCTGCCTGTTGGACTGCTGGGTTCCTGAATTCACTCATGGAGACAATCATTACCTTCAGACTTCCCCTCTGTAAGAATATTATCAATCACTTTGTCTGTGAGACCCTAGCAGTGCTGCGCTTGGCCTGTGTGGACATTTCCTTCAACAAGGTCATGGTGACCTTCTCAGTCTTTGTGGTACTCATGTTTCCCTGCGCCCTGGTCCTGTTTTCCTATGCCCAGATTGTTAGAGCCATTCTGCGTATCCGTTCTACTCAAGGACGTCGCAAAGCCTTTGGGACCTGTGCCTCCCATCTCACTGTGGTCTCCCTTTGTTTTGGAGCCACCATATTTACCTACATGTGGCCCCGGGCCACCTCCACAGttgaacttgagaagatgatATCTATATTCTATACTGTAGTGGCTCCTATGCTGAATCCTCTGATCTATAGCCTGAGGAACAAGGAGGTGATGAGTGCCATGAAGAAAGCCCTGGGGAGATTctctgaagaaaaatga